The genomic interval AAGATAAAAGTAATGATGAAACTTTATTAGTGTCATAACTCCATCAGTACACCAATCTGCACATAACATATTGACATAAATGCAAAATAGAGAACAACAAAACCCATGATGGAATACTGCAATGTTACAAcgttaaaaatactaaaatacagTAAATTTTAgctagaaaaaggaaagaaaccaaACCTTCGCTTGTAGCCCGTGATCAAATACACAGCTAACCAACGAACACAATCAAAACTCTTTGCATGTAGACCAATCAGCTCAAGCTACCAAAACACCCTCTCCAAGAGGTAAAAAACAGTACCTTTGCATATTTACACAAACTACCAAACTACCAAAACTTCCTCTCCAAAAGGTACAAAAATTATACCTTTGAATATTGATAAACTACCAAAACTTCCTCTCCAAGAGGTACAAAAATTATACATTTGCTAGTTGAGAAACTACCAAAAGTTCCTCTCCAAGAGGTACAAAAACATCTTACCTTTGCATATTGACAAACTACCAAAACTTCCTCTCCAAGAGGTACAAAAATTATAGACCACTTATTCACAAACTACCAAAACACCATCTTCAAGAGGTACAAAAATTATACACACCATCTCCACAAACTGAACCATACCCTCTACACATCATCAATATGGTCACTCATCTGTAAAAAAACAACTATGATTATACCGTTTcaattatgcatgcattatGTAAACTCAAAAAGAATATCCGTCAAAAGacaattaaccaaaaaaaagagCTGAAGACCTCATTTCTTGATAGCATCGATTGTGTGACAAGGATGTTTTGTGTAGGAACACCAACCCCCATAGCGGATTGGTCAAGTTGAGATCCCGGGATGTCACCCAATTGTGTTTCATCATCAAAGATTTTCCTGCAAgtctaaaatttcaaaacataattatgGTCAAATTGTGTTGCATCATCAaagattttcaaaagaaaatatggtCAAATTATTATCtacttcttctttctcttcgtTGCCATCTTCTCCACGGGCGGAACCTTTCTCTTAGTTGGGGGTCTCCCTTTCCCTCAGACAACGTTGggacttaatatttttttaccctTATCCGCGACCACCTTTTGTCCCACATTCGTTGATTCGGATTTCGACCCAATACACAAACCTCCACATTTTGACTCGAACTCATCGACATATCCCAGGAATGCATTGACATGCTTATCACAAGGGGAGATGCGCGTTGTTAATTTCAAACATCTTTTCACCACAAGCTCATACCTTCGTGCGTCTGCACTGGCCCGCAAGTCATCATTAACTACTTTTGATTAATATGTACATCCTCATCTTGTCCTTTCTCCAACGATCCAAGACATATATCTGGCAGCATATTAATCTTCTTCAAGTGACATACTCTAAGTGCATGCCTATATAGAATCCCCCTCATCTCAAACAATGCACACGTGCATTTTAACTCGCATTCCTCTTCGTTATAGTAAACTGAGTAGTGGACTGTTTTGGTGTggtcatccataaaaatttcatccaaTACATCGAAGGTTTCAATGCACCCTGCTTGCTTACCAATGTGCAATTACAACACATTAGGCCTATTAGCTCTCTTTGGACCTCTTGaaattttgcatttgtataTAACTTCTGAAACTGCTTCTCAATGCTAAAAGGGGAAATGCAGGGGATCGTTTGGTTGCTGGAATTGAAATCAGCCGTTGTCTCTAACTCGACCTTCTTTCATAGAGCATTATCAAATTGGTCGACAAATTCCTTCAAAGTCGTACTGGAATGGACATACCCGTCAAAAAAAGCATTCATGCTTTCTGACCATTGTGTCATGCTCATACCAGCCCAGAATACATTCTTCAAGTAAACTGGAACCCAAAAAGTCCTTTCATCGTATAAGGATTGGAGCCAATTATTGCCTCTGAGATCGTACTTGTCACGTAATTCACTCCACCTCTCCTCAAATTCCATGGAAGTTTGTGAATCATACAATGCGGCTTGAATGGAGGTGTTCAACCCTGCGTTGAATTGGGAATGAGATCCTAACTTCTCTGGAAGTTTGCGCATTATATGCCATAGACAATATCTATGGCGAGTTTCCGGAAATACAATTGCAATAGCATTCTTCATTGCCCGGTCTTGGTCGGTTATGATGGCTTTGGGCGCCTGACCATTCATGCAATCTAACCACATTCGAAACAACCACACAAAGGTATGTGTGTCCTCACTTGACAACAACCCCGCCCCTAGTAGTATGGACTACCCATGATGGTTAACACCAATGGAGCAAAGGGCATCCCGTACCGGTTTCTTAGGTACGTTGTATCGAAGGTTACAACGTCTCCGAAATACTCATAGGCCGCTCGACTCCGTGCATCAGCCCAAAACACATTTTGTAACCTTCCCTCATCATCCACGTCCATGAAAGAAACAAAGCCATCATTTTGATCTCTCATTCTTTGGAAATATTCATTAAGTGCTTCACCACCTCCTTTACACAATCTTAAATGTCTAGCCTTGTCAATGAAATTCCGACAATCTCTCTCTTGAAAATCTAGATGCTCAAAACCCCCCGCATCGACGACAAGTGAGtaataatttttgttcattCTAATACCGGCTCTGTCATTAAGGTCGAGCATCTTTTGGCTGTATTCATCTAGACACTTGTGAGATCGCAAGAGTCTTGTCTTCTTGGGACTCACAGTAATGTGGTTATGCTCATTGTCAATGTCAACAGTAGTGATAACCCATTTGCCGTTCTTACTCAAGGAGGCATTTACCTTCACCTTACAATCTGTTTTAGTGGTTGGCCGTGGCCTCGAGATATTACTATGCCTAGGTCGGTACTTTCCACCACGGGCACAACCAACAGTCACATACACAGCCTTCCCATCATCATCTCTCTTTGTCCGTTGCGTCCTTACACCAAAGCCCTCTTGCTTGGCATATCTCTTATAATAGGCTGTAAActctttttcactttcgaaTTCCATACCGGATTTTGGTGCTTCAACTCGTACACCATCATCCGAGACAACAGTTGTAGCCTCTGCCTCTTCATTTGTGTCAGATAAAGTTtctacaaacacaaaaaaaatatggatagATTAACATCAATTCAATATAAGCAGTCTTAAAGTCAAAGAAGAGATTAATACCACCAATAGCATTTGCGCATTGATCGGATGTACTTTCATGTACTTTCAACATTTTGGTCAAATTCAGAACTACTTGGCAAAGTTGATGCGGGGGGTGTTTCTTGCCTCAAGTCCTCCAGATTACTTGACAGAGGGTAGGGGATATGAGGTGGCATCTGCTCAAACAGGCACGTTGttagaaaaaatagaatgaCTTTTGCCAAATTAACatgttaaatttttaaatttggttaaaaaattcAGAGAAATATACCTAGACTGAATTTTCAACTAGCCTACAGTCCTCTGGATTACTCGATGGAGGGTAGGGCATATAAGGTGGCATCAGCAAATCCTTCAACCAGGGGCATTGTAATGGAAATAATAAGAATGACTTTAAACAAATTAACATGTTAATTGTTAGACATTGGTTCAAAAATTAAGATATGTAATACCTGGTATGAATCTTCAACTCGTCTAAAGTCCTCCGGATTACTTGACGAAGGGTAGggcatatttacataaaaagGATGCTGCGATTATGCAATTTGTTAGATTCATAAACACGTcaaataaactttattaaaaaataaaagactactCACATGGTAGACATTGGGATTTCCATATGTATTTTGAGGCCTCGGCGGGTAGTATGGATTTATAGGACCAACATATGACTGTGAAGTCGACGTTGAAGGTCTAGGTGACATTCTATCTTCCTCTTTCCCCATCACGCTAAAACTGCAAATGCCAATCAAAGGAGCGGTCATTGGACAAAGTATTTGCttaatgtaaattgtaataaagCATGTCATTTGAACCTAGtctaaacaaaagaaagaagttATTCATTTGAATCTAGTCTAAATAAAGTAAAGTTCTCAAACATCTTCACTTTATtcagcaaacaaaagaaaaaagttattcATGAAAGCCTATAAATAAAAGTTATCAAACGGTAGAAAAAGTCATCAAGCATCAAAGATCGAAACTAAAATCCATGAAAACTCAGTAAACAAATTCagaaaacaaaagggaaaaagtcTGCCAAATTTAGTAGAAATGAAATGCTATTCTATCCATGGAATTtcagcaaacaaaagaaaaaaaatccatggaTATAGTGAAAAAAGTTACTCAGCAAACTAAAATCCATGGATATAgtgaa from Juglans microcarpa x Juglans regia isolate MS1-56 chromosome 4S, Jm3101_v1.0, whole genome shotgun sequence carries:
- the LOC121262117 gene encoding protein FAR1-RELATED SEQUENCE 5-like, which codes for MLADEIKSVYVRNLPPTVSASEIGEEFKNFGKLSEEGVVVRSRSFSVMGKEEDRMSPRPSTSTSQSYVGPINPYYPPRPQNTYGNPNVYHHPFYVNMPYPSSSNPEDFRRVEDSYQMPPHIPYPLSSNLEDLRQETPPASTLPSSSEFDQNVEKTLSDTNEEAEATTVVSDDGVRVEAPKSGMEFESEKEFTAYYKRYAKQEGFGVRTQRTKRDDDGKAVYVTVGCARGGKYRPRHSNISRPRPTTKTDCKVKVNASLSKNGKWVITTVDIDNEHNHITVSPKKTRLLRSHKCLDEYSQKMLDLNDRAGIRMNKNYYSLVVDAGGFEHLDFQERDCRNFIDKARHLRLCKGGGEALNEYFQRMRDQNDGFVSFMDVDDEGRLQNVFWADARSRAAYEYFGDVVTFDTTYLRNRYGMPFAPLAPKAIITDQDRAMKNAIAIVFPETRHRYCLWHIMRKLPEKLGSHSQFNAGLNTSIQAALYDSQTSMEFEERWSELRDKYDLRGNNWLQSLYDERTFWVPVYLKNVFWAGMSMTQWSESMNAFFDGYVHSSTTLKEFVDQFDNAL